The Beijerinckiaceae bacterium RH AL1 genome has a segment encoding these proteins:
- a CDS encoding NitT/TauT family transport system ATP-binding protein (ID:RHAL1_04080;~source:Prodigal:2.6), with translation MIALEKQCLVDVHNLGQIYGKPGGKELLVLDNVDLTLKENEIVGLLGRSGSGKSTLLRSIAGLITPTRGVIEFPKTDNGRPSTVAMVFQTFALFPWLTVLQNVEVGLEAKNVPPADRRKRALAAIDLIGLDGFESAYPKELSGGMRQRVGLARALVVDPDVLLMDEPFSALDVLTAETLRTDLLDLWSEGRMPIKSILMVTHNIEEAVLMCDRVLLFSSNPGRVIGEIKVDIPQPRNRQDPSFRALVEDIYVRMTQTSEPGQPRDGLFPGTGIGMALPRVSTNSLAGLLEAINADPSSGRADLPELGSRLHYEVDDLFPIAEVLQLLRFAELEGGDIKLLPAGRRYALADIDERKHLFAQHLLNFVPLVAHIRRVLDERPSHKAPARRFRDELEDFMSESYADQTLKAVIQWGRYAEVYAYNETADLFSLEDPT, from the coding sequence GTGATAGCCCTTGAAAAGCAGTGCTTGGTCGATGTTCACAACCTCGGCCAAATCTACGGAAAGCCAGGAGGAAAGGAGCTTCTGGTCCTAGACAATGTCGATCTGACCCTCAAGGAGAATGAGATCGTAGGGCTACTCGGGCGATCCGGCTCTGGAAAATCTACGCTGCTACGCTCAATCGCCGGGCTCATTACCCCGACACGCGGTGTCATTGAGTTCCCGAAAACGGACAACGGTCGGCCCTCCACGGTCGCAATGGTCTTCCAGACCTTTGCGCTCTTTCCATGGTTGACGGTCCTGCAGAATGTCGAAGTTGGCTTGGAGGCGAAAAATGTCCCGCCTGCCGATCGACGTAAGCGCGCACTTGCGGCGATTGACCTGATCGGTCTGGACGGATTCGAGAGCGCATATCCAAAAGAACTGTCGGGGGGCATGCGCCAACGTGTCGGACTAGCACGAGCGTTGGTCGTTGACCCAGACGTTCTTCTCATGGATGAGCCCTTTTCCGCACTGGACGTTCTCACAGCGGAAACGCTCCGAACCGACCTTCTCGATCTTTGGTCGGAAGGACGAATGCCGATCAAGTCAATTTTGATGGTCACGCACAACATCGAAGAAGCGGTGCTTATGTGCGACCGAGTCCTTCTGTTCTCTTCGAATCCTGGCCGCGTGATCGGCGAAATCAAAGTAGATATCCCGCAGCCACGTAACCGGCAGGACCCGTCGTTTCGTGCGTTGGTCGAGGACATTTATGTCCGCATGACCCAAACGAGTGAACCCGGCCAACCGCGCGATGGATTGTTTCCTGGGACGGGCATCGGGATGGCGCTGCCTCGCGTCTCAACGAACTCCTTGGCTGGTCTCCTGGAGGCGATCAACGCTGACCCCAGTAGCGGCCGAGCCGATCTGCCGGAGCTTGGCAGCCGCCTTCATTATGAGGTGGACGACCTCTTTCCGATCGCGGAAGTCCTACAATTGCTTCGCTTCGCCGAACTGGAAGGTGGCGACATAAAGCTTCTCCCGGCTGGTCGCCGCTATGCTTTAGCCGACATAGACGAGCGTAAGCACCTCTTCGCCCAGCATCTTCTCAATTTTGTGCCGCTCGTCGCCCACATCCGACGAGTGCTCGATGAACGGCCAAGTCATAAGGCACCGGCGCGGCGCTTTCGCGACGAGCTCGAGGACTTCATGTCGGAGAGCTACGCCGACCAAACACTCAAAGCGGTTATACAGTGGGGCCGCTATGCGGAAGTCTACGCCTACAATGAAACGGCCGATCTCTTCAGCTTAGAAGACCCAACGTAG